From Campylobacter pinnipediorum subsp. caledonicus:
TCTCTATATTTTTGTTCATTTTTAATAGCATTACCCATAATAGCTAATGCCACACTAGGTATATTTTTGTTTGGTAAACTACCGCCACCAACAAAGGTTGTAGTTTTTAAAATTTTAAGTGGTTTTGATAGTTTTGAGTTTATAAAATTAGCCAAATCAAACAAGTCGTTTTCTTTTTTGTTTATTAAATTAATTGTAGTTATAAGACTTAATTCTTTATTTATATAAGCTTTGATACTTTCGCAAAGTATACTAAGAACAACCTTATCAACCCTTAGCATTCTAAGAAGCTGATTTTTGCGAAGTTTTGATATAAGCTCTTTTTTTCCCAAAATAATACCGCTTTGAACAGAGCCAAAAAGCTTATCGCCACTAAAACTAACCAAGCTAACTCCATCTTGAAGCAACCTTGAAATACTTGGCTCATCCTTGCTTAAATTATATCCAAGCTCATTTACATAACCACTTCCAAGATCATAATAATCAATAAGCCCATTTTCTTTTGCAATATTTATAATATCTTTCATAGCAACACTTTGAGTAAAACCAACTATATCAAAGTTTGATTTGTGTGCCTTAAAAAGCATATTTGTATCTTGTGTGATTGCATTTTTATAATCATAAATATTTGTTTTATTTGTTGTGCCTACTTCTTTTAAAATAGCTCCCGAGTTTAACATAACATCTGGTATCCTAAAACTACCGCCTATTTCAACAAGCTCACCTCTACTAACCACAACTTCTTTGTTTTTTGCAAATGTATTTAGTATCAAAAAAACAGCACTAGCATTGTTATTTACAACCAAAGCATCTTCGCAACCAAATAAAACCTTGCACAAATTGGAGACATAATCATACCTATTGCCACGAGAACCACTTTGTAAATCAAACTCTAAATTCGAATAAGAACATATTACATCTTTTGCTCTTTTTAAAATTTCTTCATCAATAATGCTTCTTCCTAGATTTGTATGCATAACAACACCGGTAGCATTGATTACTTTTTGGAATGAAAACCTTTGAAACTCAGCATATCTTTGAGAAATTTCATTTATTATTTCATCTTTTGATAATGATGGCTTTTTTTGTATTATAAGCTTTCTTTGTTCATCCAAAACCACCCTTGATATTGTTGCTAGCAATGGTTTTGAATAAAGCTTAAACTCTTCAAGATTTAAAATCTTATCAACTTGTAAAAGGTCTTTAAAATCCATCAAAATCTCCAAGTTTTTTGAAATTTATATTATGCCAAACCTGTTATCTCACCAGTTTTTGTATCTATCTTCATATTTAGAGCATTTGGATGAGCTGAAAGTCCTGGCATTAGCATAATCTTACCACAAACAGCAACAATAAAACCAGCACCTGAACGAATTTGCAAATCTTTAACTCTAAACTCAAACCCAGTAGGTCTGCCAAGCATATTTGCATCATCGCTAAAAGAATACTGTGTTTTTGCTATACAAACCGGAAAATGCTCAAGATTAAGCTCTTTTATGTTTTTCAGTGCTTTTAAAGCATCGTCTTCAAAGATAACATCATTAGCACCATAAATTTGTTTTGCTATTTTTTCTATTTTTGTTTGGATACTGTCACTATTTTCATAAGTAAAATTTATCTTGTAAGGCTTGTCAATCTCTTCTAAAACTAAATTTGCAAGTTCTACAGCACCTTTTCCACCATTTGCAAAATTTTCACAAACTGCTACTTTTACATTAAATTTAGCACAATAATCTTTAACAAAATCAATCTCTTCTTTTGTATCTGTAGCAAATTTATTTAAAGCCACAACTAAATTTAAGCCGAATTTTGTTTTTAAATTTTCTATATGACCACCAAGATTTTTTATACCATCTTGTAATGCTTTTAAATTTGGTTTTGCTATATCTTCTTTGCTTACACCACCATTGTATTTTATAGATCTAATGGTACTTACTAAAACCGTAGCATCTGGCAATATATCCGCTTTTTTGCATTTTATATCTATAAATTTCTCAGCACCAAGTTCTGAACCAAATCCAGCCTCAGTAACAACATAATCAGCCAAATTTAAAGCTGTTTTTGTTGCTATGATTGAGTTACATCCGTGAGCTATGTTTGCAAAAGGGCCTCCGTGAACCAATGTCGGAGTATTTTCTAATGTTTGAAATAAATTTGGTTTTAACGCATCTTTTAAAAGTATAACAACAGCATCCTCACAACCCAGATCACGCACATAAATAGGCTCTGATTTTGAGTTTAATGCCACTATAATGTTTGATATTTTTTCTTTTAAATCACCCAAACTATCACAAAGACACAAAATAGCCATAATCTCACTAGCTGCTGTTATATTAAAGCTATCTTGTCTTTCCACGCCATCAAATTTGCCACCTTGACCGACAGTAATATGTCTCAAAGCTCTATCATTCATATCCATACAACGATTCCATAAAACCTGTTGTATGTCGAGTAGATTATTTTGATAAATACTATTGTCTATCACTGCTGATATTAAGTTATTTGCGGATGTAATAGCATGAAAATCACCGGTAAAATGCAAATTTAAATCTTGCATAGGGGCTATCTGAGAATAACCTCCACCGGCCGCTCCACCTTTTATTCCAAAAACTGGACCAAGAGAAGGCTCTCTTAACGCCAAACATACATTTTTACCTATATGTTTAAGTGCATCTGCGAGACCTATAGAAGTTGTTGTTTTTCCTTCGCCATAAGGTGTTGGATTTGTTGCTGTGACTAAGATAAGTTTTGAGTTTGATTTTTGTAGTTTTGGATTAATTTTTGCTTTATATTTGCCATATAATTCAAGTTCATCTTCTGATAAGCCCAAATTACTGGCAACATCTTTTATATTTATTAAATTTGCGCTTGTAGCTATTTGAATATCACTTAACATTACCACTCCAAATAAGTTTTTGCTTTTTTTATGTCTGCAAAATTTATGGTAACATCTCCATCATTATTTTGTAATATAATAGAAGTATTATTTACAGATATTAATCTTCCTTTAAATGTTGTTTCGTTTGTTTTAATTTTTAAAAGTTCACCTATGCTGGATATAAAATGCTTTGGTTGCTCTAATTTTCTCTCCAAGCCAGGACTGCTTACTTCTAATATATAATCACCAGATATTGGTGGTGTTACGTCAAAGATAGGCGATAAAAATCTACTAACTTTTTCACAATCTTCAAGATTAACTCCACCATTTTTTGTTATATAAACCCTAAAAATAGCTTTTGAGTTTTCGTTTGCTATCTCTGTATCATAAAGCTCTACACCACACTCTTTTACTAGTTCACTTAAATTATCCATTTTTATTTAAATCCTTAGAAATTTTATCAAAAAGCTTATCAATATGATTTTGATACTCAAGCCTATCATCAAATTGAAAATGAAAATTTGGGCATCTATACCAACCTTCAGCTGCCATGCAATGATTTTGTAAATGCTTACAAACTCTTCTTAAATGAGATAATATATAAGCTTGTTCTCTTTCATCAAAGGCCATTTTATCAAGATAGACAAAAGCATCATATCTACCCTTTTTACATTCAACCTCTGTTACACAAAGGCTTTGCAAAATTTGATCTTCAAGAGTTGCTAAAGCCTCAGGTATAAGCTCTTTTAAAATACTTTCTGTTCTAAGTCTTTTAATTTCTGACTGGTTCATAAACTAGCTTGTTCCTCTATCTGTTTAAAACTTTCTATATAGTCATTTTCTCTAATATCATTATAACCATCTATACCGACACCACACTCATAGCCCTTAGCAACCTCTTTAACATCATCTTTAAAGCGTTTTAATGAGCTTACAGTTCCTTCATAAACAACTACCCCATCTCTAATTAGGCGAATTTTTGCTCCACGATTTATCGTTCCATCTGTAACCATACATCCAGCAATTGCACCTATTTTAGGAACATTTATTACTTGGCGAACTTGAGCTTGACCCAATTGTTCTTCTCTTATAACAGGCGACATCAAACCACCAAGTAGTGATTTAACATCATCTATAAGATTATAAATAACATTATATGTTTTTATCTCGCAACCACTATCTTTTGCTTTTTCTTTTATCTCACCAGTAGGTCTTATATTAAATCCTAATATTACACTATTTTTACTAGCTGCTGCAAGTGCTATGTCACTCTGTGTTATACCGCCTATACCAGAATGTATGATATTAACCTTGATTTCATCATTGGCAAGTT
This genomic window contains:
- the selA gene encoding L-seryl-tRNA(Sec) selenium transferase; protein product: MDFKDLLQVDKILNLEEFKLYSKPLLATISRVVLDEQRKLIIQKKPSLSKDEIINEISQRYAEFQRFSFQKVINATGVVMHTNLGRSIIDEEILKRAKDVICSYSNLEFDLQSGSRGNRYDYVSNLCKVLFGCEDALVVNNNASAVFLILNTFAKNKEVVVSRGELVEIGGSFRIPDVMLNSGAILKEVGTTNKTNIYDYKNAITQDTNMLFKAHKSNFDIVGFTQSVAMKDIINIAKENGLIDYYDLGSGYVNELGYNLSKDEPSISRLLQDGVSLVSFSGDKLFGSVQSGIILGKKELISKLRKNQLLRMLRVDKVVLSILCESIKAYINKELSLITTINLINKKENDLFDLANFINSKLSKPLKILKTTTFVGGGSLPNKNIPSVALAIMGNAIKNEQKYREKNVIGRIENNSFIFDLRSILDKDVDDLIKIINELENE
- a CDS encoding formate--tetrahydrofolate ligase, which produces MLSDIQIATSANLINIKDVASNLGLSEDELELYGKYKAKINPKLQKSNSKLILVTATNPTPYGEGKTTTSIGLADALKHIGKNVCLALREPSLGPVFGIKGGAAGGGYSQIAPMQDLNLHFTGDFHAITSANNLISAVIDNSIYQNNLLDIQQVLWNRCMDMNDRALRHITVGQGGKFDGVERQDSFNITAASEIMAILCLCDSLGDLKEKISNIIVALNSKSEPIYVRDLGCEDAVVILLKDALKPNLFQTLENTPTLVHGGPFANIAHGCNSIIATKTALNLADYVVTEAGFGSELGAEKFIDIKCKKADILPDATVLVSTIRSIKYNGGVSKEDIAKPNLKALQDGIKNLGGHIENLKTKFGLNLVVALNKFATDTKEEIDFVKDYCAKFNVKVAVCENFANGGKGAVELANLVLEEIDKPYKINFTYENSDSIQTKIEKIAKQIYGANDVIFEDDALKALKNIKELNLEHFPVCIAKTQYSFSDDANMLGRPTGFEFRVKDLQIRSGAGFIVAVCGKIMLMPGLSAHPNALNMKIDTKTGEITGLA
- the rimP gene encoding ribosome maturation factor RimP, whose protein sequence is MDNLSELVKECGVELYDTEIANENSKAIFRVYITKNGGVNLEDCEKVSRFLSPIFDVTPPISGDYILEVSSPGLERKLEQPKHFISSIGELLKIKTNETTFKGRLISVNNTSIILQNNDGDVTINFADIKKAKTYLEW
- the rbfA gene encoding 30S ribosome-binding factor RbfA, which gives rise to MNQSEIKRLRTESILKELIPEALATLEDQILQSLCVTEVECKKGRYDAFVYLDKMAFDEREQAYILSHLRRVCKHLQNHCMAAEGWYRCPNFHFQFDDRLEYQNHIDKLFDKISKDLNKNG